Part of the Elusimicrobiaceae bacterium genome is shown below.
CGGCGATACCGGCGCGTTCGGCGTCAGCCTGCAGTATATGAACCACGGCAGCATTTCGCAGACGGACACGAGCGGAGTGGATATCGGCACGTTCAGCCCCTATGACGCGGCCGTTTCGCTGGGATTCGCTTCATATATAAGCGGGCTGAACAAATATCCGCGGGAGCGGTTTGTGCTGGGCGTGTCGGCCAAGCTGGTCACCTCAAAAATAACCGGGCAGGACAGCACCATCACGGCGGACGCGGGCATTCTCTCTCCGTGGCTTTTCGGCGAGCGGGTGCGGCTGGGCCTGGCGGTAAACAACGCGATGGGCGCGCTGAAATTCGAGGACGATTCGTACCAGCTGCCGCTCATGATCAAGTTCGGCGCCCGGATGCAGCCTTATTCCGCCTGGGATATCACGGCCGATCTTGTCGCTCCGGTGGACAACTACCCCTATCTTGCCGCAGGCACAGAAATCAGAATGCCGGTGACCGACGTGTTGCGCGTTGACCTGCGCGCCGGCGCCAATACCCGCGCCATAAGCGATTATGCCGGGTTCAGAAATGTGTCGTTTGGAGTAGGTCTGTCAGGCCGGCAGCTGGCGTGCGATTACTCCATGAGTCCGTTCGGCGAGCTTGGCGACGCGCACCGTCTGACCCTGAAATTCTCGTTCTGAAACAAGTCCGGGTTCCGTTTTATGGCCTGACCAGCCGGGTGCGTGCCAGCCTGCCGGGCCGGCTCGCCGCGCGGAGAGGTTGTGTTTATGAAAGCCACAAGCCGGCGTGTCGCCGGAGGAATGCCGGTTTGCCGGGGGGTTAAGTCGTGGCGGGACTGCGCGGGGAACCATGCCAGCCGGTTTTCCAACCCGGCCGCTTGTTAAGGATTGCTGAGATTTTTGCCTGAGTAACATGCCGGAGCGGGGGCGACATAAAGTCGCCCCCGCTCGCGTTTCCAGCCGTAATCGTCAGCTATCTGGCGGGCATGGAGAGTCCGCGGTACTCAAGCAGCGGCGCGATATCGGGGCCCTGACCGTAGAACTGCTCGAACATCACGCCCGGTTCCATGGTGCGGCCGCGCGAAAGAATCTTGGCGCGGAAGAATTCTCCGTTGGCGCGGCTCAGTCCGCCGTGCGTATGGAACCAGTGGCCGGTGTCGCGGGCAAGCACTTCGCTCCAGATATAGGCGTAGTAGCCGGCGCTGTAGCCGCCGGAAAAGGCGTGCGCGAAGTAGGGCGAGTGGTAACGCGGCGGAATGGGCGCGTAGTCAATGCCGTTTTTCCTGAGCGCGGTTTCCTCAAACGCCATTACGCCGGTGGCTTTGGGCGCGGCCGAGGCCGGGATCTGATGCCAGCTCTGGTCGAGCATTGCCGCCGCCACATATTCGGTTGTGGCAAAACCCTGGCCGTAAGTAACCGAAGCGAGCTGTTTGTCAAGCAGGGCGGCGGGCATCGGCTCGCCGGTTTTGTAGTGGCGGGCGAAGTGCGCCAGCACGGCCGGTTCGCGGATCCACATTTCGTTCACCTGCGACAGGTATTCCACAAAATCGCGCGGAACGTTCGTGCCGGAGAGCAGCGGGTATTTCACATCCGACAGCATGCCGTGCAGCGCATGCCCGAATTCGTGAAAGGCGGTTTCCACTTCGTCGAACGTCATCAGCACCGGCTGGCCCGCGGCGGGTTTTTCGATATTGAGGTTATTGGTGATGACGGGTTTGCGGTTGAACAGGCCCGCCTGATCCACCAGATTGCTCATCCACGCGCCGCCTTTTTTGTTGTCGCGCTTGAAGGCGTCGAACACAAAAAGCGCGAGGGGCGAACCGTCCGGGTTGAAAACTTCGAAAACGCGCACGTCCGGCTGATACACCGGCAGATCCTTGCGCTCGGTGAAGTTTAGTCCGTACAGTTCGTGCGCGACGTGGAACAGGCCGTCGTTTATAACGCGGTTGAGTTCAAGATAGGGCTTAACTTCGTCTTCTGAAATGCTGAACCGGGCCTTGCGGGCCTGACTGGCGTAATAAGCCCAGTCCCACGGGGCAAGCGCGAAGGGTTTTTTGCCGGAGGCGGCGGCTTCCGCATCAATGGCTTTCTGGATGTCGGCGGCCTCGGCCCGCGCTTTGGCCAGCGCGGCGGGGCCGAGCTGGCCCAGCATTTTGTTCACGGCATCGGGCGTCATGGCGCTTTCGTCTTCAAGCGAATAACTGGCGTAATTCGGGTAGCCCAGCAGCGCGGCCTGTCTGGCGCGCAGTTCCACGATTTTTGAAATAAGCGCGGTGTTATCGAATCTGCCGCCTTTGTTGCGGTTAATGGAGGCCCGGTACACACGCTCGCGCAGCGCGCGGTTTTTAAGCTGTTCAAGCGCTGGCTGGATGGTGGTGTTCTGCAGGGTGATGACCCATTTGTTTTCAAGGCCGCG
Proteins encoded:
- a CDS encoding PorV/PorQ family protein, with the translated sequence MRRGCAAGVSAILLAAVAGFAGTAPAQAGVFDRSGVGTTAAQFLKLSATARGSAMGEAMTALADDASALYWNPAGLIDVSSKTVIFTHTSYLADSFYDYAAYAQNFGDTGAFGVSLQYMNHGSISQTDTSGVDIGTFSPYDAAVSLGFASYISGLNKYPRERFVLGVSAKLVTSKITGQDSTITADAGILSPWLFGERVRLGLAVNNAMGALKFEDDSYQLPLMIKFGARMQPYSAWDITADLVAPVDNYPYLAAGTEIRMPVTDVLRVDLRAGANTRAISDYAGFRNVSFGVGLSGRQLACDYSMSPFGELGDAHRLTLKFSF
- a CDS encoding M3 family metallopeptidase codes for the protein LKEVDAIVQNPAAPTFDNTIVALERSGAMLTRVNYAFSALNSSYTNDELQKIEVEMAPKLAAHQDQISMNPALFARIDALYGKRGALGLDAESAQLLGRYYKQFVRAGAKLPQADQKALKEMNQTLSSLMTEFSQNLLKAAKDSAVAVDSVEELDGFSAEQIGAAAEAAKTRGLENKWVITLQNTTIQPALEQLKNRALRERVYRASINRNKGGRFDNTALISKIVELRARQAALLGYPNYASYSLEDESAMTPDAVNKMLGQLGPAALAKARAEAADIQKAIDAEAAASGKKPFALAPWDWAYYASQARKARFSISEDEVKPYLELNRVINDGLFHVAHELYGLNFTERKDLPVYQPDVRVFEVFNPDGSPLALFVFDAFKRDNKKGGAWMSNLVDQAGLFNRKPVITNNLNIEKPAAGQPVLMTFDEVETAFHEFGHALHGMLSDVKYPLLSGTNVPRDFVEYLSQVNEMWIREPAVLAHFARHYKTGEPMPAALLDKQLASVTYGQGFATTEYVAAAMLDQSWHQIPASAAPKATGVMAFEETALRKNGIDYAPIPPRYHSPYFAHAFSGGYSAGYYAYIWSEVLARDTGHWFHTHGGLSRANGEFFRAKILSRGRTMEPGVMFEQFYGQGPDIAPLLEYRGLSMPAR